The Candidatus Omnitrophota bacterium genomic interval CTTGCCGCGATCAGAACAGCCACGGCACCGCCGCCTGAATAGCCTATTAATTTTACCTCTTTCGCCCCCGATAGGCTCTTCAACTCGTCGACGGCTTCACTCATCGAGGCTATCACCTCTTCCGAGAACCTCTTACCCGTCCAGTAACCGCTATCGTAGTTCTTTCCTCCTACATATTGGCACGGCCTGGCAAGATATGCCAGATTCGGGGAACCATCCGCGATCATCATCTTGAAGACCATAGGTGTCCGCGGGGTAGGGTCCGTTGAGACCGTCCTCCTGTTCTTCCAGGCGCGCCCGTCCCCCTCTATGTATATGACGATAGGAGCGCCTTTTTCGTGCACCCTCGCATACGACAGCAGCGTAAAATACGGCGTATCGATCCTGTGTTCGACAAATCCGTTCTTACCTGCCAGCTCTTTTACCGCGCGTGTCGC includes:
- a CDS encoding alpha/beta hydrolase; its protein translation is MFYAFLAVFLFSWNNVCGAAMNATRAVKELAGKNGFVEHRIDTPYFTLLSYARVHEKGAPIVIYIEGDGRAWKNRRTVSTDPTPRTPMVFKMMIADGSPNLAYLARPCQYVGGKNYDSGYWTGKRFSEEVIASMSEAVDELKSLSGAKEVKLIGYSGGGAVAVLIAARREDVIGIVTVAGNLDHVAVNKLHRVGQIGGSLNPIDVAGKVADIPQRHFSGDKDNVVPQEVAETFVIRTGDRQLERLDVVEGCGHEKGWTGKWKDLVKRTLI